From Mytilus edulis chromosome 8, xbMytEdul2.2, whole genome shotgun sequence, one genomic window encodes:
- the LOC139485210 gene encoding uncharacterized protein, producing the protein MVLESMDLSDPAQKRATRKLLIAGLICVFLAVVSIAIVLAVVIQQNEEERIPHGSFDNQHHTTAGPKSEEIDLSSSVLMGLLSSERISLETVTYSSIIPLATSDKHVDVASSTLVMSSQPFTEMRDSDSAYFTKDKFVSSNEYPKIQLTYSSLYNLPVFSTELVYFTSYSQTENNYINSDEMTNIKTEIQTSKQIESIPVTDNKSEPFSTSMTEEFKSEDISFDLKSSVTSATDSLISDVKQSKLSESTLKFSDVIPVTLNSDVQQPLLTKTSSEELPVLSTQSNTYNLESTKLLLHINSTSGLSNNQMNILPSSSSFILIQPASVVLTNSTTVQSAVTETYMSTCKSSAALSYGNSRWIVSASTLVPYNETLLTVVQSEFISSDLEPLKTTAYNELMPKSTQDQTPNENFDSTERYRLSSQVTVSSTLLAECSIHEFRCRSGQCVRMSSRCDRFIQCEDMSDEFNCSNCIGFVCGNGLCTWAWIGCNKRVDCMDLSDEIGCDHGADYIRCNNGLSIPSHKWCDDVDDCFDNSDETNCTCSFGETPCKEGQCIRNEWICDGHVDCLHGTDEANCSNCSPDQFVCSDYSCINITQVCDGVQQCYQNEDEMSCYNLNNDTAMTVQYKGDNYSVCNTHWNSGISDYICQLLGYRNSTITRYIKLSESGNGNGNGNDFIELGHQITDYKKILQYMNIRSSCSTNMTVSIACLPRECGEQSPNLMLPFVSGGDIATLGQWPWIVSLSYLGRPFCSGTLISEDWVVTAGHCVAIPGSHNYTENPHYIEVQLGSVKRLRGQGTSRRADKVIHHPRLTWTGIGPIYNDVALIHMEKSVTYNDYILPACLPKAAFTSLSNCYIAGWGYISSNQAITVQDLREAKLHVLSEEECRTNTVPLEQEVNTNITYCAGYKFGVISGCQGDSGSPMMCEDPTGKWTLAGVMSSGAAMCGTFTNTANRFTKLSTMIEWIDNSINV; encoded by the exons ATGGTTTTAGAATCAATGGATTTATCAGACCCAGCACAGAAGAGGGCCACCAGAAAACTTTTAATTGCTGGACTGATATGTGTTTTTTTGGCTGTGGTATCAATAGCTATTGTTCTGGCTGTTGTTATTCAACAAAATG agGAGGAAAGAATTCCTCATGGTTCCTTCGATAATCAGCACCACACAACTGCAGGACCTAAATCAGAGGAGATTGACCTATCATCATCAGTGCTAATGGGGCTATTGTCATCAGAAAGAATCAGTCTTGAAACAGTTACTTATAGTTCCATCATACCTTTAGCAACATCTGACAAACATGTAGATGTTGCATCTTCAACATTGGTTATGAGTTCACAACCTTTTACAGAAATGAGGGACAGTGATTCAGCATATTTTACAAAAGACAAATTTGTTTCGTCCAATGAATACCCTAAAATCCAGTTGACTTATTCATCTCTTTATAATTTACCAGTTTTCTCAACAGAATTGGTATATTTCACTTCTTATTCTCAAACTGAAAATAATTACATTAACTCTGatgaaatgacaaatattaaaACTGAAATACAAACAAGTAAACAAATAGAGAGCATTCCAGTTACAGATAATAAATCTGAACCTTTTTCTACCTCCATGACTGAAGAGTTCAAATCAGAAGacatttcttttgatttgaagtcATCTGTGACATCAGCTACTGATAGTTTGATATCAGATGTAAAACAATCAAAGCTATCTGAGTCAACCTTGAAGTTTAGTGATGTTATTCCAGTCACTTTAAATTCTGATGTACAACAACCTCTGTTAACAAAGACTTCCAGTGAGGAGCTTCCTGTTTTGTCTACCCAATCAAATACATATAATTTAGAATCTACAAAACTTCTACTACATATAAACAGCACATCTGgtttatcaaataatcaaatgaaCATTTTGCCATCTTCTTCGTCTTTTATCTTGATTCAACCTGCAAGTGTAGTTTTAACAAACAGTACTACAGTACAATCAGCTGTAACAGAAACTTACATGTCAACTTGTAAAAGTAGTGCAGCATTAAGTTATGGAAATAGTAGATGGATAGTTTCAGCATCAACATTAGTTCCATATAATGAAACTTTACTAACTGTAGTGCAATCAGAATTTATATCCAGTGATTTAGAACCCTTAAAGACAACTGCTTATAATGAACTAATGCCAAAGAGTACTCAAGACCAGACACCTAATGAGAATTTTGACTCAACAGAAAGGTACAGATTATCATCACAAGTAACAGTATCATCGACACTTTTAGCAG AATGTAGTATACATGAGTTTAGGTGTAGAAGTGGTCAGTGTGTGAGAATGTCCAGTAGATGTGACAGATTTATACAATGTGAAGATATGTCAGATGAGTTCAATTGTTCAA ATTGTATAGGTTTTGTGTGTGGTAATGGGTTGTGTACATGGGCTTGGATTGGTTGTAACAAAAGAGTggactgtatggatctctctgatgAAATAGGATGTG ATCATGGAGCAGATTACATAAGATGTAATAATGGTCTGAGTATTCCATCACATAAATGGTGTGACGATGTAGATGACTGCTTTGACAACAGTGATGAAACCAATTGCA CATGCTCATTTGGTGAAACCCCTTGTAAAGAAGGCCAGTGTATACGAAATGAATGGATTTGTGATGGACATGTAGATTGTTTACATGGCACAGATGAAGCCAACTGCA gTAATTGTAGCCCAGACCAGTTTGTATGTAGCGATTATAGCTGTATAAATATAACACAAGTTTGTGATGGTGTGCAGCAATGTTATCAAAATGAAGATGAAATGTCTTGTT ATAATCTAAACAATGACACAGCCATGACAGTTCAGTACAAGGGAGATAACTACAGTGTTTGTAACACTCACTGGAACTCTGGTATCAGTGACTATATTTGTCAGTTGCTAGGCTACAG AAATTCTACAATAACAAGATACATAAAATTAAGTGAAAGTGGGAATGGCAATGGCAATGGCAATGATTTTATAGAACTTGGTCACCAAATAACAGATTATAAAAAGATATTACAGTACATGAACATACG ATCCTCTTGTTCTACAAATATGACTGTCTCCATTGCATGCTTGCCACGAG AATGTGGAGAACAAAGCCCTAACCTGATGCTTCCATTTGTTTCTGGTGGAGATATAGCCACCTTGGGTCAGTGGCCATGGATTGTGTCCCTGTCATACCTTGGAAGACCTTTCTGTAGTGGAACATTGATATCAGAGGACTGGGTAGTAACAGCAGGCCATTGTGTTGCTAT ACCAGGATCTCATAACTACACAGAAAATCCTCATTACATTGAAGTTCAATTAGGATCAGTCAAACGTCTTAGAGGTCAAGGCACCAGCAGACGTGCAGACAAGGTCATTCATCATCCAAGGTTAACATGGACAGGGATTGGTCCAATATACAATGATGTGGCATTGATCCATATGGAAAAGTCTGTAACTTATAATGACTATATCTTACCTGCCTGTTTACCTAAGGCAGCTTTTACTTCACTAAGTAACTGTTACATAGCTGGCTGGGGATATATTAGTTCTAATCAAG CTATAACAGTACAAGACCTCAGAGAAGCTAAGTTACATGTCTTGTCTGAGGAGGAATGTAGAACAAATACAGTACCACTGGAACAGGAAGTAAATACCAATATAACATACTGTGCTGGATATAAGTTTGGGGTCATCTCAGGATGTCAG GGTGATAGTGGTAGTCCTATGATGTGTGAGGATCCCACGGGTAAATGGACATTAGCTGGAGTGATGAGTAGTGGGGCTGCCATGTGTGGGACATTTACCAATACTGCCAATAGATTTACCAAATTATCAACAATGATTGAGTGGATAGATAATAGTATCAATGTTTGA